One Chionomys nivalis chromosome 4, mChiNiv1.1, whole genome shotgun sequence genomic region harbors:
- the C4H19orf38 gene encoding protein HIDE1 isoform X2 has protein sequence MGREMPWTILLFASGSLALPAPSIFLAPPYPSSQDDPIYISCTAPEDFLGANFTLFRGEEAVQLLQAPSDQPGVTFNVTGGGSEAAGGNFRCQYVVMGEHSQPQLSDLSQSVQVSFPAPIWIMTLSLSLAGAVLLLTGLVVVTVVVRKAKIKNLQKQRERESCWAQINFTNTDMSFDNSLFAISTKMTQENMMSTLDVHPRNSGPQDRPSSTSSSPELPEFSTFRACQ, from the exons ATGggaagagagatgccatggaccaTTCTGCTGTTTGCATCTG GCTCCTTGGCTCTTCCCGCACCATCCATCTTCCTGGCTCCCCCCTACCCAAGCAGCCAAGATGATCCCATCTACATCTCGTGTACAGCCCCAGAGGACTTTCTAGGGGCCAATTTCACCCTGTTTCGAGGGGAAGAGGCAGTCCAGCTCCTGCAGGCCCCCTCAGATCAGCCTGGTGTAACATTCAATGTGACTGGTGGAGGCAGTGAGGCTGCTGGGGGGAACTTCCGCTGTCAGTATGTTGTGATGGGCGAGCACAGCCAGCCCCAGCTGTCGGACCTGAGCCAGTCAGTGCAGGTCTCCTTCCCAG CCCCCATCTGGATCATGACGCTCTCCCTGAGCCTGGCCGGAGCCGTCCTCCTTCTCACGGGGCTGGTGGTTGTCACCGTGGTGGTCAGGAAAG ctaaaataaaaaacttacaGAAGCAGAG AGAGCGGGAATCCTGCTGGGCGCAGATCAACTTCACTAATACAG ACATGTCCTTTGATAACTCTCTGTTTGCCATCTCCACG aaaatgactCAGGAAAACATGATGTCAACCCTGGATGTACATCCTcgcaactcaggtcctcaagacAGGCCCTCCTCTACATCATCCTCTCCGGAGCTCCCTGAGTTCAGCACTTTCCGGGCCTGCCAATGA
- the C4H19orf38 gene encoding protein HIDE1 isoform X1 gives MGREMPWTILLFASGSLALPAPSIFLAPPYPSSQDDPIYISCTAPEDFLGANFTLFRGEEAVQLLQAPSDQPGVTFNVTGGGSEAAGGNFRCQYVVMGEHSQPQLSDLSQSVQVSFPAKIKNLQKQRERESCWAQINFTNTDMSFDNSLFAISTKMTQENMMSTLDVHPRNSGPQDRPSSTSSSPELPEFSTFRACQ, from the exons ATGggaagagagatgccatggaccaTTCTGCTGTTTGCATCTG GCTCCTTGGCTCTTCCCGCACCATCCATCTTCCTGGCTCCCCCCTACCCAAGCAGCCAAGATGATCCCATCTACATCTCGTGTACAGCCCCAGAGGACTTTCTAGGGGCCAATTTCACCCTGTTTCGAGGGGAAGAGGCAGTCCAGCTCCTGCAGGCCCCCTCAGATCAGCCTGGTGTAACATTCAATGTGACTGGTGGAGGCAGTGAGGCTGCTGGGGGGAACTTCCGCTGTCAGTATGTTGTGATGGGCGAGCACAGCCAGCCCCAGCTGTCGGACCTGAGCCAGTCAGTGCAGGTCTCCTTCCCAG ctaaaataaaaaacttacaGAAGCAGAG AGAGCGGGAATCCTGCTGGGCGCAGATCAACTTCACTAATACAG ACATGTCCTTTGATAACTCTCTGTTTGCCATCTCCACG aaaatgactCAGGAAAACATGATGTCAACCCTGGATGTACATCCTcgcaactcaggtcctcaagacAGGCCCTCCTCTACATCATCCTCTCCGGAGCTCCCTGAGTTCAGCACTTTCCGGGCCTGCCAATGA